The following proteins come from a genomic window of Chloroflexia bacterium SDU3-3:
- a CDS encoding GNAT family N-acetyltransferase, translating into MGGAPMTIRFRPYFDSDFLRIRDFLSQSAREADGSPTRQPWNWWIDRWSFTATVSCAMHRTTHEEWAERLGLWEQWDAPTRTWQLLGLVLNEGERRGEAFIQSGCAELPAPVLEEMFDFIEAHTDTSGGVTLRLDPRFPQRMAIAERRGFARTDWQEPLSWLGVDAAPALALPPGYRLVEAHMVDVREKAALHARAFGYTDQPEFVQSAALAFARLPLTPDYRGDLDLLVLDAAGTPVAMAGFWYDAANRWGALEPLGTDPQHRRLGLARSLIGEGMRRMVQLAGARGERLDGMWVGSDQPFYLAVGFAVQNRWSVWQKALPR; encoded by the coding sequence ATGGGAGGCGCTCCTATGACGATCCGTTTCCGGCCCTACTTCGACAGCGATTTCCTCCGCATCCGCGACTTCCTCTCGCAGAGCGCGCGCGAGGCCGATGGCAGCCCGACCCGCCAGCCGTGGAACTGGTGGATCGACCGCTGGAGCTTTACCGCCACGGTGAGCTGCGCCATGCATCGCACCACCCACGAGGAGTGGGCCGAGCGCCTGGGCTTGTGGGAGCAGTGGGATGCGCCCACGCGCACATGGCAGCTTCTGGGTCTGGTGCTGAACGAGGGCGAGCGCCGTGGCGAGGCCTTCATCCAGAGCGGCTGCGCCGAGCTGCCCGCGCCCGTGCTGGAGGAGATGTTCGACTTCATCGAGGCCCACACCGACACAAGCGGCGGGGTCACGCTGCGGCTCGACCCGCGCTTCCCGCAGCGCATGGCCATCGCCGAGCGGCGCGGCTTTGCCCGCACCGACTGGCAGGAGCCGCTGTCGTGGCTGGGCGTGGATGCCGCGCCCGCGCTGGCGCTGCCGCCCGGCTACCGCCTGGTGGAGGCGCATATGGTGGATGTGCGCGAGAAGGCCGCCCTGCACGCGCGGGCGTTTGGCTACACCGACCAGCCCGAGTTTGTGCAGAGCGCTGCTCTGGCCTTCGCGCGCCTGCCGCTCACGCCGGACTACCGCGGGGATCTGGATCTGCTGGTGCTGGATGCCGCAGGCACTCCAGTGGCCATGGCCGGGTTCTGGTACGACGCGGCGAACCGCTGGGGCGCGCTGGAGCCGCTAGGCACCGACCCGCAGCACCGCCGCCTGGGCTTGGCCCGCTCGCTGATCGGCGAGGGCATGCGCCGCATGGTGCAGCTGGCCGGGGCGCGCGGCGAGCGCCTAGATGGCATGTGGGTGGGCAGCGATCAGCCCTTCTACCTGGCGGTGGGCTTTGCAGTGCAGAACCGCTGGTCGGTGTGGCAGAAGGCGCTGCCGCGCTAG